A part of Paenibacillus sp. 481 genomic DNA contains:
- a CDS encoding MarR family winged helix-turn-helix transcriptional regulator — protein MDEKMDTKQDAKWCEAIQLFEEVMIYGTNHIMNELKLDIFKELSVEQVRLLDLLNTQGPLTSTEITELQGGHKSATSNRIKKLIQKDYVRFEQKEGDHRIKHVVITDKGYAATKVANESSFKYFQSLLSDVTEEEIEQLMVTFKKVKAILLAK, from the coding sequence ATGGATGAAAAAATGGATACTAAACAGGATGCGAAATGGTGTGAAGCGATTCAGCTGTTTGAAGAGGTCATGATCTATGGAACGAACCATATTATGAACGAGCTGAAATTAGACATTTTTAAAGAGCTATCTGTCGAACAGGTACGGCTATTAGACCTATTAAATACGCAGGGCCCTTTAACATCCACCGAAATTACAGAGCTTCAAGGTGGACACAAAAGTGCGACTTCTAATCGCATCAAGAAGTTGATTCAAAAAGATTATGTACGATTCGAGCAAAAAGAGGGCGACCATCGCATTAAGCATGTCGTCATAACGGACAAAGGATATGCCGCAACGAAGGTAGCGAATGAGTCGTCTTTTAAGTATTTCCAATCGTTGTTATCTGATGTGACGGAGGAAGAGATTGAACAGTTGATGGTCACTTTTAAAAAAGTAAAGGCGATCCTGTTAGCTAAATAA
- a CDS encoding S-layer homology domain-containing protein — translation MKRMNFRRFTILLLASLLVLPLFSTPAKAAEIAATDMYYPVDMDDHWAYDALDNFINADLLRGYVDHEGTVTVKPNHSISRAEFVSILVRALGLTSDASGTAFTDVKQGKWYFEPIRIASSLGIVNGMSETTFGPNQLIKRGEIATMIVNAFSSSVSFEGTAKSFKDVPEYYAKQAIQKASQAGIVQGASATQFKPFANAKRAEAVVMLQRALDLQSSALPEDDQLKAVILNLEKTWNQAINDKAYDRFHDVDAQFYTGYGLANSKYHSDELIDLVKQGFEFKVEKVSEQKLTVTHKSDRFAVVESTGGSVKMTMTKDDSFSANTISSDGIYLLKKMSDNSWKIYVTFLEEEQEQEQ, via the coding sequence ATGAAACGCATGAATTTCCGTCGTTTTACTATTTTATTACTAGCTAGCCTACTCGTTCTCCCACTTTTTTCCACGCCAGCAAAGGCCGCTGAAATCGCTGCCACGGACATGTACTACCCCGTAGACATGGATGACCATTGGGCCTATGATGCGCTGGATAACTTCATTAATGCAGATTTACTGCGCGGTTATGTTGATCACGAAGGAACTGTAACCGTAAAGCCTAACCATTCCATTAGCCGTGCGGAATTTGTTTCGATTTTGGTTCGCGCGTTAGGGTTAACGAGCGATGCTTCTGGCACCGCATTTACTGATGTGAAGCAAGGAAAATGGTATTTCGAGCCGATTCGCATTGCCAGCTCCCTCGGTATCGTGAACGGCATGAGTGAAACTACATTCGGGCCTAATCAGCTTATTAAACGTGGCGAGATTGCGACCATGATCGTTAACGCCTTTTCTTCCTCCGTGTCATTTGAAGGAACTGCGAAGTCATTTAAGGACGTACCTGAATACTATGCGAAACAAGCTATTCAAAAAGCGAGTCAAGCAGGTATCGTGCAAGGCGCTAGCGCGACACAATTCAAGCCTTTTGCCAACGCAAAGCGAGCTGAAGCTGTTGTTATGTTGCAGCGTGCACTAGATTTGCAAAGCAGCGCATTGCCTGAGGATGATCAACTTAAAGCTGTTATTTTGAATCTGGAGAAGACGTGGAATCAAGCGATTAATGATAAAGCTTATGACCGCTTTCATGATGTAGATGCCCAATTTTATACGGGTTACGGCTTAGCAAATAGTAAGTATCATTCGGATGAGTTGATAGATTTAGTGAAGCAAGGATTCGAATTCAAAGTAGAAAAAGTAAGTGAGCAAAAGCTGACGGTAACCCATAAATCCGACCGTTTTGCCGTGGTTGAATCGACAGGCGGTAGCGTCAAAATGACGATGACTAAAGATGATTCATTTTCCGCGAATACGATCTCGTCTGACGGCATTTATTTGTTGAAAAAGATGAGCGACAATAGCTGGAAGATTTATGTGACATTTTTGGAAGAAGAACAAGAACAAGAACAATAA
- a CDS encoding GNAT family N-acetyltransferase, with protein sequence METIRKSLPQDAKKAAKLMFDAMDWLGELFQLNTDNSTKLVEKVYLQPNTRFSYGHTYVVDIDGEVAGVLTTAEGGKLDQLNKNAALKGYSFITFKGIMNVLKNAFNLLKTKEALDDEYYITTLSVDSKFRGKGIGTKLMDLAEQLAQQNGYRKCALTVDAGNVKARRLYNQLGYVEQNEFRLMHYTFVRMVKSL encoded by the coding sequence ATGGAAACGATCAGAAAATCACTACCGCAAGACGCGAAGAAAGCTGCTAAACTCATGTTTGACGCGATGGATTGGCTGGGAGAACTGTTTCAATTAAACACCGACAACAGCACGAAGTTAGTTGAAAAGGTGTACTTACAACCTAACACGAGATTTAGCTACGGCCACACTTACGTCGTTGATATCGATGGAGAAGTAGCAGGTGTGTTGACTACAGCTGAGGGTGGCAAGCTTGATCAGCTGAATAAGAACGCGGCGCTCAAAGGCTATAGCTTCATTACATTCAAAGGCATAATGAACGTGCTGAAAAATGCTTTTAACTTATTAAAAACGAAAGAAGCATTAGATGATGAATACTACATCACCACGCTAAGTGTAGATTCCAAGTTCCGTGGCAAAGGAATCGGTACGAAGCTCATGGATCTTGCAGAGCAATTAGCACAACAAAATGGCTATCGCAAATGTGCTTTAACTGTAGATGCTGGCAATGTGAAAGCAAGAAGATTGTACAATCAACTTGGTTACGTTGAACAAAATGAATTCAGGCTTATGCATTACACCTTTGTCCGAATGGTTAAGTCGCTGTAG
- a CDS encoding kanamycin nucleotidyltransferase C-terminal domain-containing protein produces MLPYPTATTREEKRAMINDIANQLLDIHGDIIIAVGAYGSIALEIDGPYSDIEMYVVTRDGMNIQGYEFIYGEFKIEIAAIQKSELVKRAMAVDDLWAIKAGSFIHVLAIYDPERVFAELKELPMQVSMEAIKDTMREFMIWEPYETMGKIRNNYLARNLNYIPMGVKDLVWQTTKLIGLANKQYFLTRAKAFEQSLNMESKPVGYKELVLLVMAGKLDDTEQVYQLCEKLWMGLNDWLVGLGIEYRIEQLPFRK; encoded by the coding sequence ATGCTACCATACCCAACCGCAACAACGAGAGAAGAAAAGCGGGCTATGATCAACGATATTGCCAATCAATTACTCGACATTCACGGAGATATCATTATCGCTGTTGGAGCTTATGGCTCGATTGCTCTCGAAATAGACGGCCCGTACTCCGACATCGAGATGTATGTCGTCACGAGAGACGGGATGAATATACAAGGTTATGAGTTTATTTATGGGGAATTCAAAATTGAAATTGCCGCTATACAAAAGAGTGAGCTTGTGAAGCGAGCAATGGCGGTTGATGATTTATGGGCCATTAAAGCAGGTAGTTTTATTCACGTTCTTGCTATTTATGACCCAGAGCGCGTATTTGCTGAACTCAAAGAGTTACCTATGCAAGTGAGTATGGAAGCGATTAAAGATACGATGCGAGAATTTATGATCTGGGAGCCCTATGAGACGATGGGCAAAATACGCAACAATTATTTGGCTCGCAATCTGAATTATATTCCAATGGGAGTTAAGGATTTGGTATGGCAAACGACCAAGCTGATTGGACTGGCCAATAAACAGTACTTTTTGACAAGGGCGAAGGCGTTTGAACAGTCTTTGAACATGGAATCCAAACCTGTCGGTTATAAGGAACTCGTGTTGCTTGTTATGGCGGGGAAATTAGACGATACCGAACAAGTGTATCAGCTCTGTGAGAAGTTATGGATGGGCTTAAACGATTGGTTGGTAGGGCTGGGAATCGAATATCGAATCGAACAGCTTCCGTTTAGGAAGTGA
- a CDS encoding polysaccharide lyase 6 family protein, translating into MTMLSVTLFPVTSYSAVENQLPRLAGDTPGVTDVVYNVEPEAAREVKVSTSTQLERAIAQATAGTTIVLADGTYTGSKALLISGKHGIKNSPITIKAANRGRAILAGADVLHIVRSSHIVVEGLKITNTGTDTRSVAVQLDGSNNVQLTRNTFAVPATGKKLVWLEIKGENSSHNKIDRNDFNGKSDPAPVIASSGHGDQMSQHDVIEYNHFRNVAFSKANGNETIRLGLSKLSFSEGHNKVQYNLFENCDGDLEVVSVKSGKNDVRYNTFINNRGGLTARHGHDNSFYGNFFFGDGVKEKVLGIRIYGNDHKIYNNYMEGITGDAIILDSGRYDGGSNGKPPQYTPEDLKSHWRVYRATVVNNTIVNSKVGITVGSTNTEKKYVPTGSWIANNIVANKTGILYHEASSTDTVFKGNIGFGGTLNNASRGPSEIVTVNPALTISDGLHKLSANSPAINKAVSDSKLEQRVKVTDDMDGQLRSKTDVGADEFSNAASSRKPLKASDVGPSSS; encoded by the coding sequence ATGACCATGTTGTCAGTAACTTTATTTCCAGTAACAAGTTATTCAGCAGTGGAAAATCAGTTACCGAGATTAGCGGGTGACACGCCAGGAGTAACAGACGTCGTGTATAACGTTGAGCCTGAAGCGGCAAGGGAAGTAAAAGTGTCGACCTCCACGCAGCTAGAGCGAGCAATTGCCCAAGCAACTGCTGGGACAACCATTGTGTTGGCAGACGGCACATATACAGGAAGCAAAGCACTGTTAATCAGTGGTAAACACGGAATCAAAAATAGTCCGATTACGATTAAAGCCGCCAACCGCGGGCGGGCGATACTTGCGGGAGCCGATGTGTTACATATTGTCCGTTCATCGCATATTGTCGTTGAGGGGCTGAAAATTACGAACACCGGAACGGACACCCGAAGTGTAGCGGTTCAGCTTGACGGCTCGAACAACGTACAACTGACACGCAATACGTTTGCCGTTCCTGCAACTGGTAAAAAGTTGGTATGGCTGGAGATCAAAGGTGAGAACAGCTCCCACAACAAGATTGATCGTAACGATTTTAACGGAAAAAGTGATCCTGCACCCGTAATCGCTTCCAGTGGACATGGAGACCAAATGTCTCAGCATGACGTGATTGAATACAACCATTTCCGCAACGTAGCGTTTTCAAAGGCAAACGGCAATGAAACGATTCGTCTTGGGTTATCGAAGCTTTCCTTTTCCGAGGGTCACAATAAAGTCCAATACAATCTCTTCGAGAATTGTGACGGCGATCTAGAGGTCGTTTCAGTAAAATCAGGAAAAAATGATGTTCGGTATAACACTTTCATAAATAACCGTGGCGGATTGACAGCCAGACATGGTCACGATAACAGCTTTTACGGCAACTTCTTTTTTGGGGATGGCGTGAAGGAGAAGGTCCTGGGCATTCGGATATATGGAAATGATCATAAAATTTATAACAATTATATGGAAGGTATAACAGGTGATGCGATAATTCTGGACAGCGGCAGGTATGACGGCGGTTCAAACGGTAAACCACCGCAATATACACCTGAAGATTTGAAATCCCACTGGCGAGTGTATCGTGCCACAGTCGTAAATAACACCATTGTCAACAGTAAAGTCGGTATTACGGTCGGTTCAACGAATACGGAAAAAAAATACGTCCCGACTGGCAGCTGGATAGCCAACAATATCGTCGCAAATAAGACGGGCATCTTATATCACGAGGCTAGCAGCACCGACACCGTATTTAAGGGTAACATCGGCTTTGGAGGTACATTGAACAATGCGTCACGCGGCCCTTCTGAAATCGTTACCGTAAATCCAGCTCTCACCATTTCTGACGGTCTACACAAACTATCTGCGAACAGCCCAGCTATAAATAAAGCCGTTAGCGATAGCAAGCTGGAGCAGCGAGTGAAAGTGACAGATGATATGGATGGTCAGCTACGCTCGAAAACCGATGTGGGGGCTGATGAATTTTCGAATGCGGCTAGTAGCCGTAAACCCCTTAAGGCATCTGATGTGGGTCCAAGTTCGTCGTAA
- a CDS encoding VOC family protein, which yields MRTNSFYPVILTEQVDISAAFYTRHFGFEVVFEADWYVSLRLANGHSNVPYELALLDATHSTIPAAYQRTVQGLILNFEVDDVDAEYDRLIKGEQLPLELDIRDEAFGQRHFITRDPNGVLIDIITIIPPAEAESNQYVEKVWLDETK from the coding sequence ATGAGAACGAATAGCTTTTACCCAGTGATTTTGACGGAGCAAGTTGACATAAGCGCTGCGTTTTACACGCGCCATTTTGGATTTGAGGTCGTATTTGAGGCGGATTGGTATGTCAGTCTAAGATTGGCAAATGGCCATAGCAATGTTCCTTACGAATTGGCTCTACTGGATGCGACGCATTCCACTATACCGGCGGCTTATCAGCGCACCGTACAAGGTTTAATTCTTAATTTTGAAGTCGACGATGTAGATGCAGAGTACGATAGACTGATTAAAGGGGAGCAGCTCCCGTTGGAGCTCGACATCCGTGACGAAGCCTTTGGCCAGCGCCATTTTATTACGCGTGATCCAAATGGTGTGCTTATTGATATCATTACGATCATTCCTCCCGCTGAAGCCGAAAGTAACCAATATGTAGAGAAAGTGTGGTTGGATGAAACGAAATAA
- a CDS encoding TetR/AcrR family transcriptional regulator: protein MKRNKEDTNETIRKLIEVARMYFTERGYADTALEDIVNETQLTRGALYHHFGNKKGLFQVVLESVQKEVAERVESEAAQSEDMWEQLFFGCRAFVAAAVEPHNKRIMLIDGPAVLGWEEWRKMDEQHSMQLMRSQLQLMQLQGCFAGVSIDALTHFLSGALNESALWIAQMPNSEQSLAESMGVISLLLERFKS, encoded by the coding sequence ATGAAACGAAATAAAGAGGATACGAATGAAACGATCCGCAAGTTAATAGAAGTAGCGCGCATGTATTTTACAGAGCGTGGCTATGCGGATACCGCTTTGGAAGATATCGTTAACGAAACGCAGCTGACACGTGGAGCCCTGTATCACCATTTCGGAAATAAGAAGGGGCTGTTTCAGGTGGTGCTGGAATCGGTGCAAAAAGAGGTCGCGGAACGCGTTGAAAGTGAGGCCGCTCAAAGTGAGGATATGTGGGAGCAGTTGTTCTTTGGCTGTCGAGCGTTTGTGGCTGCGGCTGTGGAACCGCATAATAAGCGCATTATGCTCATTGATGGCCCAGCGGTGCTAGGGTGGGAAGAGTGGCGCAAGATGGACGAGCAGCATTCCATGCAGTTGATGCGCTCGCAGCTTCAACTCATGCAGCTGCAAGGCTGCTTTGCAGGGGTATCCATCGATGCGTTGACTCATTTTCTTTCGGGTGCGCTGAATGAATCGGCGCTCTGGATTGCACAAATGCCGAACAGTGAGCAATCGCTAGCAGAGAGTATGGGTGTCATCTCTCTTTTACTAGAGCGGTTTAAATCGTAA
- a CDS encoding DUF11 domain-containing protein, producing MPIVRRYTVTTNGAMTFTGNSLGFGSINPSYNDIGAFITLDSAQQVAGFPAGSTLNWKLNASQAVLKFPAASEVLYAELIWGGTAKFNSVDVTGDINSPINFTNPQGAVQPITPDAVTAQVVDHEKHTFYIRSTDVTALVKAGGAGAYTVSGVPATILRPSKSNSAGWTLAVVYKHTSLPPRNMNLYVGTASVERGSVVDQTITGFGTPESKPFKARALLSAIEGDSYITKDQFLFGPSPSNLQPISGPNNAVDNFFASQINDDDGNLDTSGTAGTNNVTPGQKQTAQRYGWDITNVDISNAMDTSQTSATARLKTDMDGFVLSALGIQIDVNSPNIKIDKTVDKDIALVGDELTYTILVENSGLVEAQNGVFKDILPAELQFVPNSLTIDGQAKPGDDPTKGVNIGSVSLEGPTEIVFKVKVTAVPPSGKVSNTGTLDYEFQSAAGLPLTSGASSSNAADTVIKHVQVDLVKSEDRSVYDKVGDVITYTLDVTNNGDTPVDALTIKDAIPAGTTLVPGSIKVNGTPVAGDLTTGIPLGTLNPDQSAVITFQVAVQKPLPAKVDNKAEAAYQFQLKPGSDVRQDTVASNVITAWLETDCQKAQNQIFESVAQQELGLMRILQAERVKVQNAVKAFEEGRISAQELATINQSVEKVVQKTALLEKVLQEKLGVAKQVCC from the coding sequence ATGCCAATAGTACGCCGTTATACCGTAACGACAAATGGTGCGATGACGTTTACAGGTAATAGCTTGGGATTCGGTTCCATTAATCCTAGTTATAACGACATTGGAGCTTTCATTACATTGGACTCTGCGCAACAAGTTGCAGGTTTCCCAGCAGGTAGCACATTGAATTGGAAATTAAACGCTTCTCAGGCCGTCTTAAAATTTCCAGCAGCTAGTGAAGTGTTGTATGCCGAGCTGATCTGGGGAGGCACCGCCAAATTTAATAGCGTGGATGTAACAGGGGACATCAACTCTCCGATCAATTTCACCAATCCACAGGGGGCCGTACAGCCGATTACCCCAGATGCGGTAACTGCCCAAGTCGTCGATCACGAAAAACATACCTTTTACATTCGATCAACGGATGTTACCGCACTTGTCAAGGCAGGCGGAGCAGGAGCTTATACCGTCAGTGGCGTACCGGCTACAATCTTGAGACCAAGCAAAAGCAACTCAGCGGGCTGGACGCTTGCTGTCGTATACAAACATACTTCTTTACCTCCACGTAATATGAACTTATATGTAGGTACCGCCTCCGTGGAAAGAGGAAGCGTCGTCGATCAGACGATTACGGGCTTTGGCACACCGGAGTCCAAACCATTTAAAGCACGAGCCTTATTGTCAGCGATCGAAGGTGACAGCTACATTACGAAGGATCAATTCTTGTTCGGTCCATCTCCAAGCAACTTACAACCGATCTCCGGCCCGAACAACGCCGTGGACAACTTTTTTGCTTCCCAGATCAACGATGATGATGGAAATTTAGATACGAGTGGAACAGCAGGAACGAACAACGTTACGCCAGGACAAAAACAAACCGCACAACGCTATGGCTGGGATATTACGAACGTTGATATTTCCAATGCCATGGATACCTCACAGACCTCAGCAACTGCACGTCTCAAAACCGACATGGACGGATTCGTCTTATCTGCTCTAGGTATTCAAATTGATGTAAACAGTCCGAATATTAAGATCGACAAAACAGTCGATAAGGATATCGCGTTAGTCGGTGACGAACTAACGTACACCATTTTAGTGGAAAATAGCGGACTCGTCGAAGCACAGAATGGCGTTTTTAAAGACATCCTTCCCGCTGAATTGCAATTTGTGCCCAACAGTTTAACGATCGATGGACAAGCCAAGCCAGGTGACGATCCAACCAAAGGGGTCAACATCGGTTCTGTAAGTCTCGAGGGGCCCACCGAAATCGTGTTTAAAGTAAAAGTAACCGCCGTTCCGCCGAGTGGCAAGGTGAGTAATACGGGGACGCTCGATTATGAGTTTCAAAGTGCAGCAGGGCTTCCGCTCACCTCGGGAGCTAGTAGTTCGAACGCAGCAGATACGGTCATTAAGCATGTGCAAGTGGACTTGGTGAAGAGTGAAGATCGCTCCGTGTACGACAAAGTAGGCGATGTGATCACGTATACGCTAGATGTGACGAACAACGGTGATACACCCGTAGATGCGCTGACGATTAAAGATGCGATTCCTGCGGGCACGACGCTCGTTCCAGGCAGCATCAAAGTGAACGGCACACCTGTGGCAGGGGACTTAACAACTGGAATTCCCCTCGGTACCTTGAATCCTGACCAATCGGCTGTCATTACGTTCCAAGTCGCGGTACAAAAACCGCTGCCAGCGAAAGTAGATAACAAAGCGGAAGCCGCTTATCAATTCCAGTTGAAGCCAGGTAGTGATGTGCGTCAGGATACCGTAGCGAGTAATGTGATTACAGCTTGGTTGGAAACCGATTGTCAAAAGGCACAAAATCAAATTTTTGAGTCGGTGGCCCAACAAGAACTCGGCTTGATGAGAATCCTGCAAGCAGAACGAGTAAAAGTGCAGAACGCAGTAAAAGCGTTTGAAGAGGGGCGAATTTCCGCGCAAGAGCTTGCGACGATTAATCAGAGTGTGGAGAAAGTCGTGCAAAAGACGGCACTGCTGGAAAAAGTGTTGCAGGAGAAGCTGGGAGTCGCGAAGCAGGTCTGTTGCTAG
- a CDS encoding antibiotic biosynthesis monooxygenase family protein gives MVVIANTIRIQKGGGDRMVERFENRERGFVEGMPGFISVSLLQLRGTEEHDEIIVHSLWESKEAHDSWMKTEEFRKAHSGPRSEGLIDFKIRVYDVLGHRNAEPQAESLSNLQPNT, from the coding sequence ATGGTTGTTATTGCAAATACGATTCGCATTCAAAAAGGGGGAGGCGATCGCATGGTGGAGCGGTTTGAGAACCGCGAACGTGGGTTTGTTGAGGGGATGCCTGGTTTTATAAGCGTGTCTTTGTTGCAATTAAGAGGGACGGAAGAGCATGACGAAATTATTGTCCATTCGTTATGGGAGTCGAAAGAAGCACATGATAGCTGGATGAAAACCGAAGAGTTCAGAAAAGCGCATAGCGGTCCTCGCTCGGAAGGACTTATCGACTTCAAAATTCGCGTCTATGATGTGCTCGGCCATCGCAACGCAGAACCACAGGCAGAATCGTTGTCGAATTTACAGCCCAATACATAA
- a CDS encoding DUF11 domain-containing protein, giving the protein MPFIHRFTQTTNGAITFTGNTLGFADGSTDIGAFLATDTSKQVSGYPAGSTLTWQENSAAAVLRFPAGSEVLYAELIWGGSTRDDSTDIGSAINSSVSFTTPSAAHSIAPDAITAREESANGQVFYVRSANVTNLVRSGGAGTYIVGGVPGTVRDCTLLASTNTVGWTLAVAYKHPTLKIRNMNIYVGSQLITMFNPPVDELIYNFKSPEGGDIRGRVLLTAMEGNSSLPGDRFEFGPDRSSLAVISGPNNAGDNFFASQINDDQGNLDTSGTAGSLNTPVWSDGYGVRSGWDITNVDVSHTLRHGQTEAIARIATQQDTYLVSGYGVQIDANSPIVKMNKSGDKKQAVVGEIVTYTLEVKNDGYVDATNVIFKDHLDPELEYVPDSLRIRGVAAPGHDIAAGVNIGTLAVGETVIITYQAKITKEPDDKVVHNQASMTFDFQSRPDLPLSTATSVSNKPGVEVIEPPNCEDGKNAIIQTIAAAEHSIARILRAEAEKIEAAARAFADQKIAVQDLASINDSVADMLDSVIALESELKDKLAATKTVCNFCS; this is encoded by the coding sequence ATGCCATTTATTCATCGTTTTACCCAAACCACAAATGGAGCGATTACGTTTACCGGAAATACATTAGGCTTTGCCGATGGCAGTACGGACATCGGTGCATTTCTGGCAACGGATACGTCGAAGCAAGTGTCAGGCTATCCCGCTGGGAGTACATTAACGTGGCAAGAAAATTCCGCTGCGGCCGTGCTACGCTTCCCTGCAGGTAGCGAGGTATTGTATGCGGAGTTGATTTGGGGCGGATCGACGAGGGATGACTCTACGGATATCGGATCAGCTATCAATAGTTCGGTTTCGTTTACGACTCCAAGTGCTGCTCACTCTATCGCACCAGATGCGATTACTGCGCGGGAAGAGTCTGCGAATGGCCAAGTGTTCTATGTGCGCTCTGCAAATGTAACGAACTTGGTGCGCAGCGGTGGAGCGGGAACTTATATCGTAGGTGGGGTTCCTGGAACAGTTAGGGACTGTACGTTACTAGCTTCGACGAATACGGTCGGGTGGACGTTAGCTGTGGCGTATAAACATCCAACGCTTAAAATACGCAATATGAATATTTATGTCGGATCGCAACTTATTACGATGTTCAATCCCCCCGTGGATGAGCTTATTTACAACTTCAAATCGCCAGAAGGTGGCGATATTCGAGGCCGTGTGCTGCTCACCGCGATGGAAGGCAACTCTAGTCTTCCTGGTGATCGGTTTGAGTTTGGGCCTGATCGTTCTTCCCTTGCGGTTATTTCAGGGCCGAATAACGCTGGCGACAATTTTTTTGCCTCGCAAATTAACGATGATCAAGGAAACTTAGATACGAGCGGAACAGCGGGATCACTGAATACACCCGTATGGTCTGACGGATATGGCGTACGATCTGGTTGGGACATTACGAATGTAGACGTTTCGCATACTTTGCGTCATGGTCAAACGGAAGCGATCGCACGCATTGCAACGCAGCAGGATACGTACTTAGTGAGTGGATATGGCGTACAAATTGACGCCAACAGCCCAATCGTCAAGATGAATAAGTCTGGGGACAAGAAACAGGCTGTCGTTGGTGAAATTGTAACGTACACCTTGGAAGTCAAAAACGACGGCTATGTCGATGCGACGAATGTCATTTTTAAGGATCACCTCGATCCAGAACTTGAATACGTGCCAGATAGCTTGCGAATCCGCGGGGTGGCCGCTCCAGGACACGATATCGCAGCAGGTGTGAACATCGGTACCTTAGCAGTCGGTGAAACGGTCATCATCACGTATCAGGCTAAGATCACGAAGGAACCTGACGATAAAGTGGTGCATAACCAAGCATCGATGACCTTTGATTTTCAAAGTAGACCAGACTTGCCGCTTTCGACTGCGACCAGTGTAAGTAACAAGCCTGGAGTGGAAGTCATTGAGCCGCCGAATTGTGAAGACGGAAAAAATGCGATCATTCAAACGATTGCCGCGGCTGAGCATAGTATTGCTCGCATATTGCGTGCTGAGGCGGAAAAAATTGAAGCGGCTGCGCGCGCGTTTGCCGATCAAAAAATAGCCGTGCAAGATCTCGCTAGCATCAATGACAGTGTCGCGGACATGCTCGACAGTGTGATTGCACTGGAAAGCGAGCTCAAAGACAAACTTGCGGCTACCAAAACCGTTTGTAATTTTTGCTCCTGA
- a CDS encoding class I SAM-dependent DNA methyltransferase, whose protein sequence is MKEGMALIGHSNLEEYLDPVNYDLEFDGEMDKYQFYLELARSSLGEVLELACGTGLTTIPLSKAGITITGVDISSAMIAYARLKAEELTATFMEGDARTFESDKQFSMIYLTGNAFQAFLSDQDQIDLLTTVHKHLQPDGIFAFETRNPEGTDLSDEEETEWGSFIDKDGNHVKVSGTQCYDASQHIMHWVTMRDWGDKRTTSRIACRFTDQETLHALLTRHGFRVEHQYADWDKTPFSPLSASIISVCRKG, encoded by the coding sequence ATGAAAGAGGGAATGGCGTTGATTGGACATAGCAATCTTGAAGAATATCTGGATCCTGTAAATTATGATCTTGAGTTTGACGGTGAAATGGACAAATATCAGTTCTATCTTGAGCTTGCTAGATCGAGTCTTGGGGAAGTGTTAGAGCTTGCTTGTGGTACAGGCTTAACAACGATACCCCTGTCGAAAGCTGGCATAACGATAACCGGTGTAGATATCTCTTCAGCGATGATCGCATATGCGCGGTTGAAGGCGGAAGAGTTGACTGCTACTTTTATGGAAGGCGATGCCCGTACCTTCGAATCGGACAAGCAATTTTCGATGATTTATTTGACTGGTAATGCATTTCAGGCCTTCTTAAGTGATCAAGATCAAATCGATTTGCTCACGACCGTTCACAAACATTTACAACCCGATGGAATCTTTGCATTTGAGACTCGTAATCCGGAAGGAACGGATTTATCCGATGAAGAGGAGACAGAATGGGGATCATTTATTGATAAGGATGGAAATCACGTCAAGGTATCAGGCACACAATGTTACGATGCTAGCCAACATATCATGCATTGGGTCACGATGCGTGATTGGGGGGATAAGCGAACGACTTCCCGAATTGCTTGTCGGTTCACAGATCAGGAGACGCTGCATGCTTTATTAACCCGTCACGGTTTTCGCGTCGAACATCAATATGCTGATTGGGATAAAACGCCGTTCTCTCCGTTATCTGCATCTATCATTAGCGTCTGTAGGAAAGGTTAG